The Primulina eburnea isolate SZY01 chromosome 8, ASM2296580v1, whole genome shotgun sequence genome contains a region encoding:
- the LOC140840034 gene encoding ubiquitin carboxyl-terminal hydrolase 8-like isoform X3 gives MSDIYPLQLRFSVQRESNAFSVKISKKDNLVECFRRACKIFNVDTDPLWVWDFSGQTTLLFLNDKNKISKESQRQTDQDLLLELQVYGLSDSVRNRGVKKEDLTPYTNGTSILMNGSAINNSSSSARHSSTIFGSSFEAGSLGLTGLQNLGNTCFMNSALQCLAHTPKLVDYFLGDYRREINSENPLGMNGEIASAFGDLLKKLWTPGATPMAPRTFKLKLAHFAPQFSGFNQHDSQELLAFLLDGLHEDLNRVKCKPYVEAKDSDGRPDEEVADEYWKNHLARNDSIIVDLCQGQYRSTLVCPVCRKVSVTFDPFMYLSLPLPSSTTRTMTLTIVKTDGSTQPSSFTVSVPKNGKLEDLIQALSAACSLGVDETLLVAEIYNNRIIRFLEEPTDSLSLIRDGDQLIAYRLPKDAKEAPLIVFMHQKIEEKFVFGKLSSSWKAFGFPLVVRQTITTGSEIFEVYTKLIAPFLVPDDESIDNCGSTDNNAAEVEVEDNKNPRLTELSGTTSTEEPDSTRGTKFQFYITDEKGIERDSDITMEEPVNLKTIPTRLNVLACWSESMLKHYSVQPLSLLPEVFKSGFFTKKPQESISLFKCLEAFLKEEPLGPEDMWYCPVCKKHCQASKKLDLWRLPEILVIHLKRFSYSRYLKNKLETFVDFPIHDLDMSAYIDQKGERSSNRYILYAISNHYGSMGGGHYTAFVHHGGDRWYDFDDSHLSPISEDKIKTSAAYVLFYRRVDEDISNLRRL, from the exons ATGTCGGATATCTATCCTCTACAACTAAGGTTTTCTGTTCAGAGAGAATCCAATGCTTTTTCCGTCAAAATAAGCAAAAAG GATAATTTGGTTGAGTGCTTCAGAAGAGCCTGCAAGATATTCAATGTAGATACTGATCCT TTATgggtttgggatttttcggggcAGACGACACTGCTTTTCCTTAATGACAAAAATAAGATCTCGAAAGAGTCTCAGAGGCAGACAGACCAGGAT CTTCTCCTCGAGTTACAAGTTTATGGCTTGTCAGATTCTGTTAGAAATAGAGGAGTTAAAAAAGAAGATTTGACACCGTATACTAATGGTACTTCAATTTTGATGAATGGGAGTGCTATCAATAACAGTTCTAGTTCTGCGCGCCATTCCTCTACTATTTTCGGAAGTTCCTTTGAAGCTGGCTCTTTGGGATTAACTGGATTGCAAAACCTGGGGAATACTTGTTTCATGAACAGTGCTCTTCAGTGTCTAGCGCACACACCAAAACTTGTTGACTACTTTCTTGGCGATTACAGGAGAGAAATAAATTCGGAGAATCCATTGGGCATGAAT GGTGAGATTGCTTCAGCTTTTGGAGATCTGCTGAAGAAATTGTGGACTCCTGGAGCAACACCAATGGCACCAAGAACATTCAAATTGAAGCTTGCTCATTTCGCTCCTCAGTTTAGTGGTTTTAATCAGCATGATTCTCAA GAGCTGTTAGCATTTCTTTTGGATGGACTCCATGAAGATTTGAATCGTGTGAAGTGCAAACCCTACGTTGAAGCTAAGGATTCTGATGGCCGACCAGATGAAGAAGTGGCTGATGAATATTGGAAGAATCATCTGGCTCGCAATGATTCAATAATTGTTGATTTGTGCCAA GGTCAATATCGATCAACATTAGTATGCCCAGTTTGCAGAAAGGTGTCTGTTACTTTTGACCCATTCATGTATTTGTCATTACCACTGCCATCATCCACAACTCGGACAATGACATTGACGATTGTAAAAACTGATGGCAGTACTCAGCCATCCTCATTTACTGTTTCTGTACCGAAAAATGGAAAGCTTGAAGATTTAATTCAGGCTTTAAGTGCAGCATGTTCGTTGGGGGTCGACGAGACGCTTTTGGTTGCCGAG atatatAACAACCGTATAATACGATTTCTAGAGGAGCCGACTGATTCATTATCTTTAATTAGAGATGGTGATCAACTAATAGCATATAGGCTGCCAAAGGATGCTAAGGAAGCTCCTCTGATTGTCTTTATGCACCAGAAAATAGAAGA GAAATTTGTTTTCGGGAAACTGTCCTCAAGTTGGAAGGCATTTGGATTCCCTCTTGTAGTACGCCAAACCATCACCACTGGTTCTGAAATCTTCGAAGTGTATACGAAgttaattgctccattcttggTCCCTGATGACGAATCTATTGATAATTGTGGCAGCACAGATAATAATGCGGCTGAGGTGGAAGTGGAGGATAATAAAAATCCTAGACTAACTGAACTTTCTGGGACAACTAGTACAGAAGAGCCTGATTCTACGCGTGGCACCAAGTTTCAGTTTTATATAACAGATGAAAAGGGAATAGAAAGAGACTCAGATATTACAATGGAAGAGCCGGTGAATCTGAAGACCATTCCCACACGTTTGAATGTGCTTGCATGTTGGTCAGAGTCAATGCTGAAGCATTACAGTGTTCAGCCTCTTAGCTTGTTGCCTGAAGTTTTCAAGTCTGGTTTCTTTACAAAAAAACCACAAGAGTCTATCTCTCTGTTTAAATGCCTAGAAGCATTTCTCAAGGAGGAGCCTCTAGGACCTGAAGATATGTG GTACTGCCCAGTGTGTAAAAAACATTGTCAAGCTAGTAAGAAATTGGATCTCTGGAGACTGCCAGAAATTTTGGTGATTCATTTGAAAAGATTCTCCTACAGCCGGTATCTGAAGAACAAATTGGAAACCTTTGTAGATTTCCCCATCCATGACCTTGATATGTCTGCTTATATAGATCAGAAGGGTGAACGATCTTCAAACCGATATATTCTCTATGCTATTAGCAATCATTATGGAAGTATGGGAGGCGGTCACTACACGGCGTTTGTCCAC CATGGTGGTGATCGGTGGTACGACTTTGACGATAGCCATCTGTCTCCCATCTCTGAGGACAAGATCAAGACTTCGGctgcttatgtgttattttACAGAAGGGTCGACGAAGATATATCTAACTTGAGAAGACTGTGA
- the LOC140840034 gene encoding ubiquitin carboxyl-terminal hydrolase 8-like isoform X1, translating into MHMDTKETENGDNNNGPAAVSFDSLNIEPHLQQEGEPLSFDQDQRVYLVPFRWWKEAQDSYSSDLKMGIPYIASPASSYGGAMKILNNIFYSDIAFNLKKEDPSLLRSGENGEVGVSGRDYALVPGEMWLETLKWHSDSRTSSNNIKSSSAVEEDMSDIYPLQLRFSVQRESNAFSVKISKKDNLVECFRRACKIFNVDTDPLWVWDFSGQTTLLFLNDKNKISKESQRQTDQDLLLELQVYGLSDSVRNRGVKKEDLTPYTNGTSILMNGSAINNSSSSARHSSTIFGSSFEAGSLGLTGLQNLGNTCFMNSALQCLAHTPKLVDYFLGDYRREINSENPLGMNGEIASAFGDLLKKLWTPGATPMAPRTFKLKLAHFAPQFSGFNQHDSQELLAFLLDGLHEDLNRVKCKPYVEAKDSDGRPDEEVADEYWKNHLARNDSIIVDLCQGQYRSTLVCPVCRKVSVTFDPFMYLSLPLPSSTTRTMTLTIVKTDGSTQPSSFTVSVPKNGKLEDLIQALSAACSLGVDETLLVAEIYNNRIIRFLEEPTDSLSLIRDGDQLIAYRLPKDAKEAPLIVFMHQKIEEKFVFGKLSSSWKAFGFPLVVRQTITTGSEIFEVYTKLIAPFLVPDDESIDNCGSTDNNAAEVEVEDNKNPRLTELSGTTSTEEPDSTRGTKFQFYITDEKGIERDSDITMEEPVNLKTIPTRLNVLACWSESMLKHYSVQPLSLLPEVFKSGFFTKKPQESISLFKCLEAFLKEEPLGPEDMWYCPVCKKHCQASKKLDLWRLPEILVIHLKRFSYSRYLKNKLETFVDFPIHDLDMSAYIDQKGERSSNRYILYAISNHYGSMGGGHYTAFVHHGGDRWYDFDDSHLSPISEDKIKTSAAYVLFYRRVDEDISNLRRL; encoded by the exons ATGGTGGAAGGAGGCACAAGACTCTTATTCATCAGATTTAAAAATGGGAATCCCGTATATAGCATCCCCTGCTTCGTCTTATGGCGGCGCAATGAAGATATTGAACAATATATTCTATTCAGATATAGCATTTAACCTTAAGAAAGAGGACCCTTCACTGTTGCGCAGCGGGGAAAATGGTGAAGTTGGGGTATCTGGCAGGGACTATGCTTTGGTCCCTGGCGAAATGTGGCTAGAGACACTTAAATG GCATAGTGATTCGAGAACTTCATCAAATAACATCAAAAGCTCATCAGCTGTAGAAGAAGATATGTCGGATATCTATCCTCTACAACTAAGGTTTTCTGTTCAGAGAGAATCCAATGCTTTTTCCGTCAAAATAAGCAAAAAG GATAATTTGGTTGAGTGCTTCAGAAGAGCCTGCAAGATATTCAATGTAGATACTGATCCT TTATgggtttgggatttttcggggcAGACGACACTGCTTTTCCTTAATGACAAAAATAAGATCTCGAAAGAGTCTCAGAGGCAGACAGACCAGGAT CTTCTCCTCGAGTTACAAGTTTATGGCTTGTCAGATTCTGTTAGAAATAGAGGAGTTAAAAAAGAAGATTTGACACCGTATACTAATGGTACTTCAATTTTGATGAATGGGAGTGCTATCAATAACAGTTCTAGTTCTGCGCGCCATTCCTCTACTATTTTCGGAAGTTCCTTTGAAGCTGGCTCTTTGGGATTAACTGGATTGCAAAACCTGGGGAATACTTGTTTCATGAACAGTGCTCTTCAGTGTCTAGCGCACACACCAAAACTTGTTGACTACTTTCTTGGCGATTACAGGAGAGAAATAAATTCGGAGAATCCATTGGGCATGAAT GGTGAGATTGCTTCAGCTTTTGGAGATCTGCTGAAGAAATTGTGGACTCCTGGAGCAACACCAATGGCACCAAGAACATTCAAATTGAAGCTTGCTCATTTCGCTCCTCAGTTTAGTGGTTTTAATCAGCATGATTCTCAA GAGCTGTTAGCATTTCTTTTGGATGGACTCCATGAAGATTTGAATCGTGTGAAGTGCAAACCCTACGTTGAAGCTAAGGATTCTGATGGCCGACCAGATGAAGAAGTGGCTGATGAATATTGGAAGAATCATCTGGCTCGCAATGATTCAATAATTGTTGATTTGTGCCAA GGTCAATATCGATCAACATTAGTATGCCCAGTTTGCAGAAAGGTGTCTGTTACTTTTGACCCATTCATGTATTTGTCATTACCACTGCCATCATCCACAACTCGGACAATGACATTGACGATTGTAAAAACTGATGGCAGTACTCAGCCATCCTCATTTACTGTTTCTGTACCGAAAAATGGAAAGCTTGAAGATTTAATTCAGGCTTTAAGTGCAGCATGTTCGTTGGGGGTCGACGAGACGCTTTTGGTTGCCGAG atatatAACAACCGTATAATACGATTTCTAGAGGAGCCGACTGATTCATTATCTTTAATTAGAGATGGTGATCAACTAATAGCATATAGGCTGCCAAAGGATGCTAAGGAAGCTCCTCTGATTGTCTTTATGCACCAGAAAATAGAAGA GAAATTTGTTTTCGGGAAACTGTCCTCAAGTTGGAAGGCATTTGGATTCCCTCTTGTAGTACGCCAAACCATCACCACTGGTTCTGAAATCTTCGAAGTGTATACGAAgttaattgctccattcttggTCCCTGATGACGAATCTATTGATAATTGTGGCAGCACAGATAATAATGCGGCTGAGGTGGAAGTGGAGGATAATAAAAATCCTAGACTAACTGAACTTTCTGGGACAACTAGTACAGAAGAGCCTGATTCTACGCGTGGCACCAAGTTTCAGTTTTATATAACAGATGAAAAGGGAATAGAAAGAGACTCAGATATTACAATGGAAGAGCCGGTGAATCTGAAGACCATTCCCACACGTTTGAATGTGCTTGCATGTTGGTCAGAGTCAATGCTGAAGCATTACAGTGTTCAGCCTCTTAGCTTGTTGCCTGAAGTTTTCAAGTCTGGTTTCTTTACAAAAAAACCACAAGAGTCTATCTCTCTGTTTAAATGCCTAGAAGCATTTCTCAAGGAGGAGCCTCTAGGACCTGAAGATATGTG GTACTGCCCAGTGTGTAAAAAACATTGTCAAGCTAGTAAGAAATTGGATCTCTGGAGACTGCCAGAAATTTTGGTGATTCATTTGAAAAGATTCTCCTACAGCCGGTATCTGAAGAACAAATTGGAAACCTTTGTAGATTTCCCCATCCATGACCTTGATATGTCTGCTTATATAGATCAGAAGGGTGAACGATCTTCAAACCGATATATTCTCTATGCTATTAGCAATCATTATGGAAGTATGGGAGGCGGTCACTACACGGCGTTTGTCCAC CATGGTGGTGATCGGTGGTACGACTTTGACGATAGCCATCTGTCTCCCATCTCTGAGGACAAGATCAAGACTTCGGctgcttatgtgttattttACAGAAGGGTCGACGAAGATATATCTAACTTGAGAAGACTGTGA
- the LOC140840034 gene encoding ubiquitin carboxyl-terminal hydrolase 8-like isoform X2, whose translation MHMDTKETENGDNNNGPAAVSFDSLNIEPHLQQEGEPLSFDQDQRVYLVPFRWWKEAQDSYSSDLKMGIPYIASPASSYGGAMKILNNIFYSDIAFNLKKEDPSLLRSGENGEVGVSGRDYALVPGEMWLETLKWHSDSRTSSNNIKSSSAVEEDMSDIYPLQLRFSVQRESNAFSVKISKKDNLVECFRRACKIFNVDTDPLWVWDFSGQTTLLFLNDKNKISKESQRQTDQDLLLELQVYGLSDSVRNRGVKKEDLTPYTNGTSILMNGSAINNSSSSARHSSTIFGSSFEAGSLGLTGLQNLGNTCFMNSALQCLAHTPKLVDYFLGDYRREINSENPLGMNGEIASAFGDLLKKLWTPGATPMAPRTFKLKLAHFAPQFSGFNQHDSQELLAFLLDGLHEDLNRVKCKPYVEAKDSDGRPDEEVADEYWKNHLARNDSIIVDLCQGQYRSTLVCPVCRKVSVTFDPFMYLSLPLPSSTTRTMTLTIVKTDGSTQPSSFTVSVPKNGKLEDLIQALSAACSLGVDETLLVAEIYNNRIIRFLEEPTDSLSLIRDGDQLIAYRLPKDAKEAPLIVFMHQKIEEKFVFGKLSSSWKAFGFPLVVRQTITTGSEIFEVYTKLIAPFLVPDDESIDNCGSTDNNAAEVEVEDNKNPRLTELSGTTSTEEPDSTRGTKFQFYITDEKGIERDSDITMEEPVNLKTIPTRLNVLACWSESMLKHYSVQPLSLLPEVFKSGFFTKKPQESISLFKCLEAFLKEEPLGPEDMW comes from the exons ATGGTGGAAGGAGGCACAAGACTCTTATTCATCAGATTTAAAAATGGGAATCCCGTATATAGCATCCCCTGCTTCGTCTTATGGCGGCGCAATGAAGATATTGAACAATATATTCTATTCAGATATAGCATTTAACCTTAAGAAAGAGGACCCTTCACTGTTGCGCAGCGGGGAAAATGGTGAAGTTGGGGTATCTGGCAGGGACTATGCTTTGGTCCCTGGCGAAATGTGGCTAGAGACACTTAAATG GCATAGTGATTCGAGAACTTCATCAAATAACATCAAAAGCTCATCAGCTGTAGAAGAAGATATGTCGGATATCTATCCTCTACAACTAAGGTTTTCTGTTCAGAGAGAATCCAATGCTTTTTCCGTCAAAATAAGCAAAAAG GATAATTTGGTTGAGTGCTTCAGAAGAGCCTGCAAGATATTCAATGTAGATACTGATCCT TTATgggtttgggatttttcggggcAGACGACACTGCTTTTCCTTAATGACAAAAATAAGATCTCGAAAGAGTCTCAGAGGCAGACAGACCAGGAT CTTCTCCTCGAGTTACAAGTTTATGGCTTGTCAGATTCTGTTAGAAATAGAGGAGTTAAAAAAGAAGATTTGACACCGTATACTAATGGTACTTCAATTTTGATGAATGGGAGTGCTATCAATAACAGTTCTAGTTCTGCGCGCCATTCCTCTACTATTTTCGGAAGTTCCTTTGAAGCTGGCTCTTTGGGATTAACTGGATTGCAAAACCTGGGGAATACTTGTTTCATGAACAGTGCTCTTCAGTGTCTAGCGCACACACCAAAACTTGTTGACTACTTTCTTGGCGATTACAGGAGAGAAATAAATTCGGAGAATCCATTGGGCATGAAT GGTGAGATTGCTTCAGCTTTTGGAGATCTGCTGAAGAAATTGTGGACTCCTGGAGCAACACCAATGGCACCAAGAACATTCAAATTGAAGCTTGCTCATTTCGCTCCTCAGTTTAGTGGTTTTAATCAGCATGATTCTCAA GAGCTGTTAGCATTTCTTTTGGATGGACTCCATGAAGATTTGAATCGTGTGAAGTGCAAACCCTACGTTGAAGCTAAGGATTCTGATGGCCGACCAGATGAAGAAGTGGCTGATGAATATTGGAAGAATCATCTGGCTCGCAATGATTCAATAATTGTTGATTTGTGCCAA GGTCAATATCGATCAACATTAGTATGCCCAGTTTGCAGAAAGGTGTCTGTTACTTTTGACCCATTCATGTATTTGTCATTACCACTGCCATCATCCACAACTCGGACAATGACATTGACGATTGTAAAAACTGATGGCAGTACTCAGCCATCCTCATTTACTGTTTCTGTACCGAAAAATGGAAAGCTTGAAGATTTAATTCAGGCTTTAAGTGCAGCATGTTCGTTGGGGGTCGACGAGACGCTTTTGGTTGCCGAG atatatAACAACCGTATAATACGATTTCTAGAGGAGCCGACTGATTCATTATCTTTAATTAGAGATGGTGATCAACTAATAGCATATAGGCTGCCAAAGGATGCTAAGGAAGCTCCTCTGATTGTCTTTATGCACCAGAAAATAGAAGA GAAATTTGTTTTCGGGAAACTGTCCTCAAGTTGGAAGGCATTTGGATTCCCTCTTGTAGTACGCCAAACCATCACCACTGGTTCTGAAATCTTCGAAGTGTATACGAAgttaattgctccattcttggTCCCTGATGACGAATCTATTGATAATTGTGGCAGCACAGATAATAATGCGGCTGAGGTGGAAGTGGAGGATAATAAAAATCCTAGACTAACTGAACTTTCTGGGACAACTAGTACAGAAGAGCCTGATTCTACGCGTGGCACCAAGTTTCAGTTTTATATAACAGATGAAAAGGGAATAGAAAGAGACTCAGATATTACAATGGAAGAGCCGGTGAATCTGAAGACCATTCCCACACGTTTGAATGTGCTTGCATGTTGGTCAGAGTCAATGCTGAAGCATTACAGTGTTCAGCCTCTTAGCTTGTTGCCTGAAGTTTTCAAGTCTGGTTTCTTTACAAAAAAACCACAAGAGTCTATCTCTCTGTTTAAATGCCTAGAAGCATTTCTCAAGGAGGAGCCTCTAGGACCTGAAGATATGTG GTGA